The following is a genomic window from Amycolatopsis sp. BJA-103.
GCGGCGGACTCCTGCCCCGCGATGGCCATCGAAGTGCTGGAAAAAGGCGAGGTGATCGGGCCGCGGCCCTGATGTTCGCTCGTTAATGCGTGGCGGTCGTCGGTGAACAGGCGTAGGACGACTGGGTGAGTGATGACGATTTGACCATCCGAACCCTGACCACCGACGATCTGCCCGCGTTCTCGGAACTGCTCGCGGGCGCTTTTCTCACCGATCTCACTGAAGGATTGAAACACCGCGAAGAGCTGGTGTTCGAGCCGGAGCGTACGCACGGTGTGTTCGACGGTGACGACCTCATCGGAGCGGGTGAACTGCTCACTCGCAAGATCACCGTTCCCGGTGCCCGCCAGACGCCGCTGGCCGCGGTGACGTCGGTCGGTGTCGCCCCGGGGCACCGCAGGCGGGGCGTGCTCACCCGGATCATGCGGGCGCAGTTGCACGGTCTGCACGAGGACGGCGCCGAACCGATCGCCGCGCTGTGGGCGTCCGAGGCGGTCATCTACTCACGGTTCGGTTACGGCCTCGCGGCGCAGTTCTACCGCGCGAAGGTACGCGCGAAGTCCGTGTTCCGGCCCGGCGTCGAACTCGAAGCCGAGCGGGTGCGCGAAATCGGGCGCGAGCAAGCGATCCCGCTGATCAGGGCGATTTACGAAAAGGAAGCGCCGCAGCGGGTCGGCGCGCTCGACAGGCCCGATTCGACCTGGGAATTCCTTCTCGACGACCCCGAGTACCGGCGCCACGGCGCGACCGCGCAGAAGTTCGCCGTCCTGCCGGACGGCTACGTGATCTACCGGGTGAAGAACGACTGGAACGAAGAAGGCCCGCAAGGCACGTTGACCGTGCAGGAACTGGTCGCGACCACGCCGGAGGCTTACGCGACGCTGT
Proteins encoded in this region:
- a CDS encoding GNAT family N-acetyltransferase, which codes for MSDDDLTIRTLTTDDLPAFSELLAGAFLTDLTEGLKHREELVFEPERTHGVFDGDDLIGAGELLTRKITVPGARQTPLAAVTSVGVAPGHRRRGVLTRIMRAQLHGLHEDGAEPIAALWASEAVIYSRFGYGLAAQFYRAKVRAKSVFRPGVELEAERVREIGREQAIPLIRAIYEKEAPQRVGALDRPDSTWEFLLDDPEYRRHGATAQKFAVLPDGYVIYRVKNDWNEEGPQGTLTVQELVATTPEAYATLYRFLLDYDLVVTVEAFAALDEPLIHLLADPRKMIRSAGDSLWFRLVDVDRALVTRRYGAPVDLVFGVHDAFCPWNTGNWRLTADAEGNAEVTRVADSPDLELDVIDLGAIFLGGTRPSTLAAAGRIKERTAGAVSRATAAFATDREPSCVESF